CTTGGTGAGCTACTCGTGGACGATTGACCCGCGCCCGGTTTCATACTCGCGCGCGATCATCGGCTCGATTGAGTTTCTGAAGCACGATCTCATTGCGCGGATGATCGACCAATGAAACTCTTCGAGGCCGGGGCTAGAGGCTATATCGCGGTGGTGCCGTATGACTAAGCTCTTTCTTCTCAAGACGGAGGGCGGCGACATCATCGGCTGGGGGCCGAATGATCAAGCGTACTTGGCCAAGCTCGGGCCCGGAGAATGCTTGGAGTGTGACACGCGCAAGGCCCGGAATCCTGCCCATCATCGGCGCTTCTTCGCTCTGCTGCAAGCCGCTTTTGCCGGCCAGAACAAGTACCAGCGCATCGGGGATCTGCTCATCGAGCTCAAGCTGCGGGCGGGCTGGTATGACGAATATGTCACGGCGGAGGGAAAGCTCGTGTACGTCCCGAAATCCATATCATGGGCGCGAATGGATCAGGAGACTTTCGAAGAATTCTACGGCGATGCGGTGGTCGAGCTATCGTTTATGTTCCCCGAGATCGAGCATATTGCTGCAGAGGCGGATGAGATCATCGCGCGACGGACGCTGGAAGCCGTGGAATGAGCGCCGTCATGGTCGAGCACAAGCCGCCTAGTGGCCTAGGCCACGATCTGCTGGAGCATTGGGCCTCATACATGCGAGGGGGACTCCCGTTGGGCCGGGCGTCATCGCTGCATGAAAGGCTTGATCGACCGCACGACGAGGTGCCGCAAGAGGTCATGTTGGTGGACCGGATCGTAGCTCGAATAGGGGTGGAGTACCCGGCCTACCGGCGAATGATCAACCGCTACTACCTGGGCCGGGAAGCTCCGTGGCAGATCGCGGG
This DNA window, taken from Trueperaceae bacterium, encodes the following:
- a CDS encoding DUF1367 family protein, with product MTKLFLLKTEGGDIIGWGPNDQAYLAKLGPGECLECDTRKARNPAHHRRFFALLQAAFAGQNKYQRIGDLLIELKLRAGWYDEYVTAEGKLVYVPKSISWARMDQETFEEFYGDAVVELSFMFPEIEHIAAEADEIIARRTLEAVE